The genomic interval CGCCTGCGACGGCTGGACGACGGAGCAGCGCTTCCAGCTCCGCTTCGTCTACAGCGAAGGCGAGGACATGGCGATGAACACCAACTACACGACGTGGGAGGCGAAGAATGGCCTGCGCTACCGCTTCAACGTCCGCAAGCTGGTGAATGGCGAGGTCGACGAGGAGGTGCGCGGCGAGGCGAACCTGAGCGCCGACGGCGCCGGCAGCGCCCAGTTCACCAAGCCCGAACCTCAGGAGATGGAACTGCCGGCGGGCACCATGTTCCCGACCGCCCACACACTGGCGATCCTGGACCATGCCGAACGGACCGAGCCCTTCTTCACCCGCACCATCTTCGACGGATCCGACGCCGACGGCCCGACCGAGGTGTCGACCGTTGTCGGCAAGCCCGGCGCGCCGAAGGATGCGGCCAAGGACCCGCTGCTGAAGGTGGGCAAAGCCTGGCCGGTCCGCATGGCCTTCTTCCCGGTGCAGAGCGATTCGGCGCAGCCGGAATATGAGATGAGCCTGCATCTGCTGGAGAACGGCATCGCCGAGTCCATGCAGATCGACTATGGCGATTTCACCGTGAACGCCGTGCTGGAAAAGATCGAGGCTCTGCCGAAATCGGGCTGCTGAACGGGCCCGCCGCCCGTGACATTTTACACGGCCTTTACCGGCCTGTGGGATGGGTGGCGGTTTCCCTGTTGATCGCGACTCGCGGCTGCGCTTAACTGTCGGTTGAATTTGCGCAACAGGCCGGCGACTCCATTGGGCAACCGGCCGTCCGAGGGTTTTCCGTCATGAGCAAGAAGCATGTCCAGGTCGGGCAGGTTTTCCAACCGGTCGGCAGCGCCGGCGGCCGCGGTTGGCGGGTGACGGCCACGGTCAACCTGCTGGGCATTCCCCACGCCCGCGTCGTCAGCACCGAAGACGACGGCGTGTCGAAGACCCTGAGCTGCTCGGTCCTCGCCGACACCAGCCACTACCGCCTGATCGCCTCGGCCCCGGCGGACGGGATGGCGGCGTGAGAGCGGCGGCTGAGCGGACGTTGTCGACCCTCGGCACGGCGTCCGCTTCCTACTCCTCTCCCCGCCGCTCGCGCAGCTTCGCCCAATAGTCGAGCCGCTTGCGCAGATCGCGCTCGAAGCCGCGCTCCACCGGCTGGTAGAACTCGCGTCGCGCCATCCCGTCCGGGAAATAATTCTGGCCGGAGAAGCCTTCGGCCGTGTCGTGGTCGTATTCATATCCCTTGCCGTAGCCGATGGTCTTCATCAGCTTGGTCGGCGCGTTCAGGATATGCTTGGGCGGCATCAGCGAGCCGGTTTCCTTCGCCGCGCGCACCGACGCCTTGTAGGCGGTATAGCCTGCATTCGACTTCGGCGCCGTGCCCAGATAGATGACCAGCTGGGCCAGGGCCAGTTCGCCCTCGGGGCTGCCCAGCCGCTCATAAGCCTCCCAGGCGGCGATGGCCTGGGTCAGGGCGTTGGGATCGGCCAGACCCACATCCTCCACCGCGAAGCGGGTCAGCCGGCGGGCGATGTAGCGCGGATCCTCGCCGCCGTCGAGCATGCGGCTGTACCAGTAGAGCGCCGCATCGGTGTCCGATCCGCGCAGCGATTTGTGCAGCGCGCTGATGAGGTTGTAATGCCCCTCCTGCGACTTGTCGTAGAGCGGGGCGCGGCGCTGGATGGTGGCGGCAAGCGCGTTGGTGTCCAGCACCGTGTCGCCCGGCAGCGCGAACAGCTCCTCGCACAGGTTCAGGCAGAAGCGGCCGTCGCCGTCGGCCATCGCCTTCACTGCGGCCCGTGCGTCGGCATCCAGCGGCAGCGGCCGGCCCATCTCGGCCTCCGCCCGCGACAGCAGCCTTTCCAGCGCCGCGTCGTCCAGCCG from Azospirillum sp. TSH100 carries:
- a CDS encoding cell envelope integrity EipB family protein — translated: MLDRLSAFPATVGAVLAAAVSAGALLAASPALAQPAATSLAAVAARIQPHRAIYAMSLGSARNGSKVSDVRGRMMFEWADACDGWTTEQRFQLRFVYSEGEDMAMNTNYTTWEAKNGLRYRFNVRKLVNGEVDEEVRGEANLSADGAGSAQFTKPEPQEMELPAGTMFPTAHTLAILDHAERTEPFFTRTIFDGSDADGPTEVSTVVGKPGAPKDAAKDPLLKVGKAWPVRMAFFPVQSDSAQPEYEMSLHLLENGIAESMQIDYGDFTVNAVLEKIEALPKSGC
- a CDS encoding replication-associated recombination protein A, which encodes MARRGESGGDAGLFSAAAPRPLADRLRPRTLDEVVGQDHLLKPDGPLGRMVAARRLASMVLWGPPGCGKTTIARLLAHSTDLHFEPLSAVFSGVADLRKVFEAARARRVAGQGTLLFIDEIHRFNRSQQDGFLPFVEDGTVTLVGATTENPSFELNAALLSRAQVFVLNRLDDAALERLLSRAEAEMGRPLPLDADARAAVKAMADGDGRFCLNLCEELFALPGDTVLDTNALAATIQRRAPLYDKSQEGHYNLISALHKSLRGSDTDAALYWYSRMLDGGEDPRYIARRLTRFAVEDVGLADPNALTQAIAAWEAYERLGSPEGELALAQLVIYLGTAPKSNAGYTAYKASVRAAKETGSLMPPKHILNAPTKLMKTIGYGKGYEYDHDTAEGFSGQNYFPDGMARREFYQPVERGFERDLRKRLDYWAKLRERRGEE